One window of the Nothobranchius furzeri strain GRZ-AD chromosome 3, NfurGRZ-RIMD1, whole genome shotgun sequence genome contains the following:
- the b9d2 gene encoding B9 domain-containing protein 2 — protein MAELHIIGQIIGASGFPQKSLFCKWEVHTGGAWRLLSGLKEGQTQVDSPHSGEMAYWSHPIDLHYATKGLQGWPKLHLQVWHQDSFGRYQLYGYGYCHVPSSPGHHRISCVTWRPLGSWQEQLARIFVGGGPQLRNPDLIYSGADRYRLHTEAMGTVNLELGVIIRHFDKHGVES, from the coding sequence ATGGCAGAGCTTCACATTATAGGACAGATCATCGGGGCCAGCGGGTTTCCTCAAAAAAGCCTATTTTGCAAATGGGAAGTTCATACGGGGGGAGCATGGCGTCTTCTCTCGGGGCTGAAGGAGGGTCAGACTCAGGTGGATTCCCCCCACAGCGGAGAAATGGCTTACTGGAGCCACCCAATTGATCTGCACTATGCGACCAAAGGTCTCCAGGGCTGGCCGAAGCTTCATCTGCAAGTGTGGCACCAGGACTCATTCGGCCGCTACCAGCTGTACGGATACGGGTACTGCCACGTTCCCTCCAGCCCCGGACATCACCGCATAAGCTGTGTGACATGGAGGCCGCTCGGCTCCTGGCAAGAGCAGCTAGCACGAATATTTGTCGGCGGAGGCCCCCAGCTCCGCAACCCGGATCTGATTTACAGTGGAGCGGACAGATACAGACTGCACACCGAGGCCATGGGCACTGTGAATCTGGAGCTGGGCGTCATCATAAGACACTTTGACAAACATGGCGTCGAGAGCTGA